A stretch of the Crocinitomicaceae bacterium genome encodes the following:
- the ruvB gene encoding Holliday junction branch migration DNA helicase RuvB — MESFDYRDDESLKKDEEFDQVLRPKVFGDFAGQGKVIDNLSVFVAAAKKRNEPLDHVLLHGPPGLGKTTLANIIANELGVGIKITSGPVLDKPGDLAGLLTNLQVGDVLFIDEIHRLSPVVEEYLYSAMEDFTIDIMIDSGPSARTVQLTLNPFTLIGATTRSGLLTAPLRARFGINSRLEYYDSNILSKIVTRASGILEIGIEMLASDEIARRSRGTPRIANALLRRVRDFAQIKGTGFIDLKIAHYALEALNVDQYGLDEMDNKILNVIIDKFSGGPVGLTTIATAVGENAGTLEEVYEPFLIKEGFLMRTPRGRKATEKAYKHLGKNFGYLQGGLF, encoded by the coding sequence GTGGAATCATTCGATTACAGAGATGATGAAAGTCTAAAGAAGGACGAAGAATTTGATCAGGTCCTAAGACCCAAGGTCTTTGGTGATTTCGCAGGGCAGGGAAAAGTAATTGATAATCTCTCGGTTTTCGTTGCCGCTGCAAAAAAGAGAAATGAACCATTGGATCATGTGCTTCTTCACGGTCCTCCAGGTCTCGGTAAAACTACCCTCGCAAATATTATTGCTAATGAGTTAGGTGTAGGAATTAAAATAACGTCTGGACCGGTGCTGGATAAACCCGGCGATTTGGCTGGATTGCTTACGAATTTACAGGTGGGTGATGTTTTGTTTATTGATGAAATCCACCGATTGAGTCCTGTTGTTGAAGAATATTTGTATTCTGCGATGGAAGATTTTACCATTGACATTATGATTGATAGTGGCCCCAGTGCTCGAACAGTCCAGTTAACGCTCAATCCGTTTACGTTGATAGGTGCTACAACCCGCAGTGGATTGCTAACTGCCCCCTTACGAGCACGATTTGGCATCAATAGCAGATTGGAATACTATGATTCGAATATTCTATCAAAAATTGTAACTAGAGCATCCGGAATTTTAGAAATAGGAATTGAAATGCTGGCTTCTGATGAAATTGCAAGACGAAGCAGAGGAACACCTCGTATTGCAAATGCCTTGTTGAGAAGAGTAAGAGATTTTGCACAAATTAAAGGCACTGGTTTTATTGACTTGAAAATTGCGCATTATGCCTTAGAGGCGCTTAATGTTGATCAGTATGGTCTTGATGAAATGGATAATAAAATTCTCAACGTCATTATTGATAAATTCAGCGGAGGACCTGTAGGGCTGACAACTATTGCGACAGCTGTTGGTGAGAATGCTGGAACCTTAGAGGAGGTTTATGAGCCCTTTCTTATTAAAGAGGGTTTCCTCATGAGAACACCCAGAGGCAGAAAAGCTACTGAAAAAGCCTATAAACATCTCGGAAAAAATTTTGGCTATTTACAAGGGGGATTATTTTAA
- the queG gene encoding tRNA epoxyqueuosine(34) reductase QueG — protein MNRTELTSQIRLKALELGISSIGFSKSEFLESEAKKYDAWLNNNYQGKMDYMSRNVDKRLDPGLLVENAKSVISVLHNYYPEQNLFDKNSLKVSRYAYGEDYHYVLKDKLYELLNFIKEKVGDVSARVFTDSAPVLERAWAMRSGLGWIGKNANLISKQAGSYFFLGEIIIDVEFDYNSAVTDHCGSCTKCIDACPTDAILKPQVVDGSKCISYLTIELKENLIPREFQSKLNNWIFGCDICQEVCPWNRFAKPTLEPRFKPILSAQLINSISNSMTDLDFKTIFHSSPILRTGKSGLLRNIDSSLNIKV, from the coding sequence ATGAATAGGACAGAGTTGACTAGTCAAATCAGATTAAAAGCACTTGAACTTGGAATTTCTTCAATTGGTTTTTCTAAATCAGAATTTCTAGAATCAGAGGCTAAAAAATATGATGCTTGGTTAAATAATAATTATCAGGGTAAGATGGATTATATGTCCAGAAATGTTGATAAACGTTTGGATCCAGGCCTGTTGGTTGAAAATGCAAAATCCGTAATTTCTGTTCTTCACAACTATTATCCTGAACAGAATTTGTTTGATAAAAATTCACTTAAAGTATCGCGGTATGCCTACGGTGAAGATTATCATTACGTGCTGAAAGATAAATTATATGAATTGCTCAATTTTATTAAAGAGAAAGTAGGTGATGTTTCAGCAAGAGTTTTCACTGATTCTGCCCCTGTTTTGGAGAGGGCTTGGGCAATGCGCAGCGGACTTGGTTGGATTGGAAAAAATGCAAATTTGATAAGTAAACAAGCTGGTTCTTATTTTTTTCTCGGAGAGATCATTATAGATGTGGAATTTGATTATAATTCAGCCGTAACTGACCACTGTGGTTCGTGCACCAAGTGCATTGATGCCTGTCCAACTGATGCAATCTTAAAACCACAAGTTGTGGATGGTTCAAAGTGCATATCTTATCTTACGATAGAGCTGAAAGAGAATCTCATCCCACGCGAATTTCAGAGTAAATTAAATAATTGGATTTTTGGTTGTGATATCTGTCAAGAAGTTTGTCCTTGGAATCGATTTGCAAAACCAACGCTTGAGCCTAGATTTAAACCTATTTTATCAGCCCAACTGATCAACTCAATTAGCAATAGCATGACTGATTTAGATTTTAAAACGATTTTCCACTCTTCCCCAATCCTCAGAACTGGTAAGTCCGGATTATTGCGAAACATCGATTCATCGCTTAATATAAAAGTTTAA